Proteins from one Aureimonas sp. SA4125 genomic window:
- a CDS encoding ribonuclease E/G: MPNKMLIDASHPEETRVVVVRGNRIEEFDFESEHKKQIKGNIYLAKVTRVEPSLQAAFVEYGGNRHGFLAFSEIHPDYYQIPVADRQALVEDEMARVREEEEDEERKITAQRRNPRRPGGGKSIRAAESSGDDSIFEPIAAEGGEPGDEETDGAPSLSENEHEAPELMGDDAGGDELLGDESEDETSGEEADAEGRPARSASGRGRRSRSRRGHGAEDAPGGDDEEEVVDEMGAEDAMEEVPVRVPRAPRKQYKIQEVIKRRQILLVQVVKEERGNKGAALTTYLSLAGRYSVLMPNTARGGGISRKITNIADRKRLKEVARELEVPKGMGIILRTAGAMRTKAEVKRDYEYLMRLWETVRSLTLASAAPTLVYEEGSLIKRSIRDLYNKDIDQICVSGEEGYREAKDFMRMLMPSQSKVVQAYRDPVPIFARGGIEAQLDRMLQPHVTLKSGGYIIINQTEALVAIDVNSGRSTREHSIEDTAYQTNLEAAEEVARQLRLRDLAGLIVIDFIDMEEKRNNRAVEKKMKDCLKDDRARIQIGHISHFGLMEMSRQRIRASVLESTTRVCPTCDGVGHIRSNSSLALHVVRAIEEHVQKHSTHDVIVKVPTATALYVLNEKRQTIEDLERANGLRITIEADDSHGHQHVAIEQGPEAVRREYLPAVAPVVYEDEPEDLDLVEDVEETEETGSATAVVDAPAGDADTEEKTDDQPRRKRRRRRRRGGSDASDDGQDAGDAGEDDGGDDASGDDTVATDDEGDAEETAATQVTSDDESSEEERARKRRRRGRRGGRKNRDGETEGVSAGADDRTEGENGEAVTSGEDGPLEAGALPLPETAEEVGAAEVAELPFEASPEPVRNPWDSAPATEAEHEQPTAEPTAVAEVAPVSDEPAGAEVAPVAAVLEPVTEAPALLEAETAAGETRVTDEAAAPVEEAAAPAEPAVRSEPAVTSSRGSEQAEPGAKRTGWWARRSFF; encoded by the coding sequence ATGCCAAACAAGATGCTGATCGATGCGTCGCATCCCGAGGAAACCCGGGTCGTCGTCGTCCGGGGTAACCGGATCGAGGAATTCGACTTCGAATCCGAGCATAAGAAGCAGATCAAGGGCAATATCTACCTCGCCAAGGTGACGCGCGTCGAACCGTCGCTTCAGGCCGCCTTCGTCGAATACGGCGGCAATCGCCACGGTTTCCTGGCCTTCAGCGAGATCCATCCCGACTACTACCAGATCCCGGTCGCGGACCGTCAGGCGCTCGTCGAGGACGAGATGGCCCGCGTCCGCGAGGAAGAAGAAGACGAAGAGCGCAAGATCACCGCGCAGCGTCGCAATCCCCGTCGGCCGGGCGGCGGCAAGTCGATCCGCGCTGCCGAATCGTCGGGCGACGACAGCATTTTCGAGCCGATCGCGGCCGAGGGCGGCGAGCCGGGCGACGAAGAGACGGACGGCGCGCCATCCCTTTCCGAGAATGAGCACGAAGCGCCCGAGCTGATGGGCGACGACGCCGGCGGCGACGAACTCCTCGGCGACGAGTCCGAAGACGAGACGTCCGGTGAGGAAGCCGACGCCGAGGGGCGCCCGGCACGCAGTGCCAGCGGTCGTGGGCGCCGGTCGCGCTCCCGCCGTGGTCACGGCGCCGAGGATGCGCCGGGCGGCGACGATGAAGAGGAAGTCGTCGACGAGATGGGCGCCGAGGACGCGATGGAGGAAGTCCCCGTCCGCGTTCCGCGCGCCCCGCGCAAGCAGTACAAGATCCAGGAAGTCATCAAGCGCCGGCAGATCCTGCTGGTCCAGGTCGTGAAGGAAGAGCGCGGCAACAAGGGCGCGGCTCTCACCACCTATCTCTCGCTCGCCGGCCGCTATTCCGTGCTGATGCCGAACACCGCGCGCGGCGGCGGCATATCGCGCAAGATCACCAACATCGCCGACCGCAAGCGTTTGAAGGAAGTGGCGCGCGAGCTCGAAGTGCCGAAGGGCATGGGCATCATCCTGCGGACCGCGGGCGCGATGCGCACCAAGGCCGAGGTGAAGCGCGACTACGAATATCTGATGCGCCTGTGGGAGACCGTCCGCAGCCTGACGCTCGCCTCGGCGGCGCCGACCCTCGTCTACGAGGAGGGCAGCCTGATCAAGCGCTCGATTCGCGATCTCTACAACAAGGACATCGACCAGATCTGCGTCTCCGGCGAGGAGGGCTACCGCGAGGCCAAGGACTTCATGCGGATGCTGATGCCGAGCCAGTCGAAGGTCGTCCAGGCCTATCGCGACCCCGTGCCGATCTTTGCGCGCGGCGGCATCGAGGCGCAGCTCGACCGCATGCTGCAGCCGCATGTGACGCTGAAGTCGGGCGGCTACATCATCATCAACCAGACCGAGGCGCTCGTCGCCATCGACGTCAATTCGGGCCGGTCGACGCGCGAGCACTCGATCGAGGACACCGCCTACCAGACCAATCTCGAGGCGGCCGAGGAAGTGGCGCGGCAGCTGCGCCTGCGCGATCTCGCGGGCCTCATCGTCATCGACTTCATCGACATGGAAGAGAAGCGCAACAACCGCGCCGTCGAGAAGAAGATGAAGGACTGCCTGAAGGACGATCGCGCCCGCATCCAGATCGGCCATATCTCGCATTTCGGCCTGATGGAGATGAGCCGCCAGCGCATCCGCGCCAGCGTTCTGGAATCCACCACCCGCGTCTGCCCGACCTGCGACGGCGTCGGCCACATCCGGTCCAACTCCTCGCTGGCGCTGCACGTCGTGCGCGCCATCGAGGAGCATGTGCAGAAGCATTCGACGCACGACGTCATCGTCAAGGTGCCGACGGCGACCGCGCTTTACGTCCTCAACGAAAAGCGCCAGACGATCGAGGATCTGGAGCGGGCCAACGGTCTCAGGATCACGATCGAAGCCGACGATTCGCATGGCCACCAGCATGTCGCCATCGAGCAGGGTCCCGAGGCTGTCCGCCGCGAGTACCTGCCGGCGGTCGCCCCTGTCGTCTACGAGGACGAGCCGGAGGATCTCGACTTGGTCGAGGACGTCGAGGAGACCGAAGAGACCGGTTCGGCGACCGCGGTGGTCGACGCACCCGCCGGCGATGCCGACACCGAGGAGAAGACCGACGACCAGCCGCGCCGCAAGCGCCGGCGTCGGCGCCGGCGGGGCGGCAGCGACGCCTCGGATGACGGCCAGGATGCCGGCGATGCTGGCGAGGACGATGGCGGCGACGACGCGTCGGGCGACGACACGGTCGCTACCGACGACGAGGGCGACGCCGAAGAGACAGCAGCGACTCAGGTGACGTCCGACGACGAGAGCTCCGAAGAGGAGCGCGCCCGCAAACGCCGCCGTCGCGGTCGCCGTGGCGGGCGCAAGAATCGCGACGGGGAAACCGAGGGCGTGTCGGCCGGTGCCGATGACCGGACCGAGGGCGAGAACGGCGAAGCCGTGACCTCCGGCGAGGACGGTCCGCTTGAAGCAGGCGCCCTGCCCTTGCCTGAGACGGCGGAAGAGGTCGGTGCGGCCGAGGTAGCCGAGCTGCCGTTCGAGGCTTCCCCTGAGCCCGTCCGCAACCCCTGGGACAGCGCTCCGGCGACCGAGGCTGAGCACGAACAGCCGACTGCCGAGCCCACCGCCGTGGCCGAGGTCGCACCTGTTTCGGACGAGCCGGCTGGGGCTGAGGTGGCTCCGGTTGCGGCGGTCTTGGAACCCGTGACCGAGGCTCCGGCGCTGCTGGAGGCGGAAACTGCAGCGGGCGAGACCCGCGTGACCGACGAGGCTGCCGCGCCCGTCGAGGAGGCTGCCGCGCCCGCCGAGCCGGCGGTTCGCTCGGAGCCGGCCGTCACCTCCAGCCGCGGCAGCGAACAGGCCGAGCCTGGAGCCAAGCGCACCGGCTGGTGGGCGCGCCGCAGCTTCTTCTAG
- the prfB gene encoding peptide chain release factor 2 (programmed frameshift) — MRAEIETMTSEIKQAIDLLRRHLDWDSSLKRLDVLNAQSENPNFWDDAAAAQKLMRERQFLESAIDGIRKLETGLQDNIDLIAMGEEEGDQSVVVEAESEIKALKADVDKRQIEMLLSGEADKFDTYVEVHSGAGGTESQDWAAMLLRMYMRWAERAGMKVELLETHYGEEAGIKSATVQIKGHNAYGWMKTESGVHRLVRISPYDSQAKRHTSFASVWVYPVVDETIEVEVNESEVRIDTYRASGSGGQHVNTTDSAVRITHIPSGIVVQCQNERSQHKNRATAWDMLRARLYEAELQRREEAANKEEASKTDIGWGHQIRSYVLQPYQMVKDLRTGVQSTAPQDVLDGKIDEFMEAALAHRVHGGSVDVADAE, encoded by the exons ATGCGCGCCGAGATCGAGACCATGACATCAGAAATCAAGCAGGCGATCGACCTGCTGAGGAGGCATCTT GACTGGGATTCATCCCTCAAACGCCTGGACGTTCTGAACGCACAGTCGGAAAATCCCAATTTCTGGGATGACGCAGCCGCCGCCCAGAAGCTCATGCGCGAACGGCAGTTTCTCGAATCCGCGATCGACGGCATCCGCAAGCTGGAAACCGGCCTGCAGGACAATATCGACCTCATCGCCATGGGCGAGGAGGAGGGCGACCAGTCGGTCGTCGTCGAGGCCGAAAGCGAGATCAAGGCGCTCAAGGCCGACGTCGACAAGCGGCAGATCGAGATGCTCCTGTCGGGCGAAGCCGACAAGTTCGACACCTATGTCGAGGTTCATTCGGGTGCCGGCGGTACCGAAAGCCAGGACTGGGCGGCGATGCTGCTCCGCATGTACATGCGCTGGGCGGAGCGCGCCGGGATGAAGGTCGAGCTTCTGGAGACGCATTACGGCGAAGAGGCCGGCATCAAGTCGGCAACGGTCCAGATCAAGGGCCACAACGCCTACGGCTGGATGAAGACCGAATCGGGCGTCCATCGTCTCGTCCGGATCTCGCCCTATGACAGTCAGGCCAAGCGCCATACCTCCTTCGCGTCGGTCTGGGTCTATCCCGTCGTCGACGAGACGATCGAGGTCGAGGTGAACGAGTCGGAAGTCCGGATCGACACGTACCGAGCCTCGGGATCAGGCGGACAGCACGTCAATACGACCGATTCGGCCGTGCGCATCACGCATATTCCGAGCGGTATCGTCGTGCAGTGCCAGAACGAGCGGTCGCAGCACAAGAATCGGGCCACCGCCTGGGACATGCTGCGGGCCCGACTTTACGAGGCGGAACTGCAGCGCCGTGAGGAAGCGGCAAACAAGGAAGAGGCGTCGAAGACAGACATCGGTTGGGGTCACCAGATCCGATCCTACGTGCTGCAGCCCTACCAGATGGTCAAGGATCTTCGCACGGGCGTGCAGAGCACGGCACCGCAGGACGTGCTCGACGGAAAGATCGACGAATTCATGGAGGCAGCGCTCGCCCACCGTGTCCATGGTGGCAGCGTCGACGTCGCCGACGCCGAATGA
- a CDS encoding aminotransferase class I/II-fold pyridoxal phosphate-dependent enzyme, whose product MDVLSEANRMIARGDRVISLAVGQPAAPAPRAAIAAARRMLDHGRVGYTDALGRADLRQRIGHHYFDTYGRAVAPERIMVTTGSSAGFNLAFLAAFDPGQRIAIAAPGYPAYRNIIRALGLVPVEIEVDAADGYILDTERLAFEHARGRLDGVLIASPANPTGTVTPRGELQRLVEFCDEQAITFISDEIYHGLVYGPKEASALEFSDSPIVVNSFSKLYCMTGWRVGWLVLPEPLMRAAERIGQSLYISAPELSQVAAVAAMDAVEEMALVRDGYAANRDILMRRLPEMGFSAIAPIDGAFYAYAAVPEGAGTSTHFARALLENSHVALTPGGDFDVRRGERFVRLSYACSTPSLIEATDRMADFLDQNG is encoded by the coding sequence ATGGACGTCTTGTCGGAGGCAAACCGGATGATCGCCCGCGGCGACAGAGTGATCTCGCTGGCGGTCGGCCAGCCCGCAGCCCCGGCGCCCCGCGCGGCCATCGCCGCGGCACGGCGGATGCTGGACCATGGCCGCGTCGGTTATACCGACGCATTGGGGCGTGCAGACCTGCGCCAGCGCATTGGCCATCACTATTTCGACACCTATGGCCGGGCCGTCGCGCCCGAGCGCATCATGGTGACCACGGGCTCCTCGGCCGGCTTCAACCTCGCCTTCCTCGCCGCCTTCGATCCCGGCCAGCGCATCGCCATCGCGGCGCCCGGCTATCCAGCGTATCGCAACATCATTCGCGCCCTCGGCCTCGTCCCGGTCGAGATCGAGGTCGACGCCGCCGATGGCTATATCCTGGACACCGAGCGCCTCGCTTTCGAGCACGCTCGGGGCAGGCTCGACGGCGTGCTGATCGCCAGTCCCGCCAACCCGACCGGAACCGTGACGCCGCGCGGCGAACTGCAGCGCCTGGTCGAATTCTGCGACGAGCAAGCCATCACCTTCATCTCCGACGAGATCTATCACGGCCTCGTCTACGGCCCGAAGGAAGCCTCTGCCCTCGAGTTTTCCGACAGCCCGATCGTCGTCAATTCGTTCTCGAAACTCTACTGCATGACCGGTTGGCGTGTCGGCTGGCTGGTTCTGCCGGAGCCCTTGATGCGGGCCGCGGAGCGGATCGGGCAGAGCCTCTACATCTCGGCGCCGGAACTGTCGCAGGTCGCGGCCGTCGCGGCGATGGACGCGGTCGAGGAGATGGCGCTTGTCCGCGACGGCTACGCGGCGAATCGCGACATCCTGATGCGGCGGCTGCCGGAAATGGGCTTCAGCGCGATCGCCCCGATCGACGGCGCCTTCTACGCCTATGCCGCCGTGCCGGAAGGGGCGGGGACGTCGACGCACTTTGCCCGCGCGCTGCTCGAAAACAGCCACGTCGCGCTGACGCCCGGCGGCGATTTCGATGTCCGCCGCGGCGAGCGCTTCGTCCGCCTGTCCTACGCCTGCAGCACCCCGTCGCTGATCGAGGCGACCGATCGGATGGCGGACTTTCTCGATCAGAATGGCTGA
- a CDS encoding penicillin-binding protein 1A — protein MIRLLGYFFGIGTVMALIVAAGVALYVQHMTKDLPDYQVLAAYEPKVATRFHASDGSLMAEYAKERRLFLPIQAIPNLVKGAYLSAEDKNFYGHPGIDIYGLGRAVLVLARGGPMQGGSTITQQVAKNFLLTNERSIERKVKEAILSLRIEQAYSKDKILELYLNEIYLGLGSYGVAAASLAYFDKSVNELEIHEAAYLAALPKAPENYNPYRSADRAMERRNWVIDQMQANGYVTAAEGDEARAKPLGVNPKKSGTYLFAGEYFTEEVRREVIQRYGMTALYEGGLSVRSTLDPKLQVEARASLQRGLVAYDEARGYRGPIKTIELESDWGKALGEVPGYVDVPEWRVAVVLSAQADSISIGLQPVRGISGALGADRETATIALADMKWALRVSVDGKARAVKSADEVLKRGDVVFVEKNAGGEGYRLRQPPRVQGALVSMDPHTGRVLAMVGGFSYSQSEFNRATQALRQPGSSFKPIVYAAALDNGYTPASVILDGPISIPNGTGGYWEPKNYGGEAAGPSTLRSGIEKSRNLMTVRLARDMGMDLVAQYAERFGVYDKLAQYLPMALGSGETTVLRMVAAYSVMANGGRSIEPSLIDRVQDRYGRTIYKHDSRGCDTCNVSTWENQAEPALVDNRDQVLDPMTAYQITSMMEGVVQRGTGYAVHTLGVPVAGKTGTTNDEKDAWFVGYTADLVTGLYLGYDNPAPLGRGETGGGLAAPIFLDFMTQAIAGKPPVEFRVPEGMTMVSIDRKTGMASSGAGAIMEAFKPGTGPSDSYQIIGADDAYSAAPAVISPATQDAIVQGGAGGLF, from the coding sequence ATGATCAGGTTGCTCGGCTATTTCTTCGGCATCGGAACCGTCATGGCGCTGATCGTCGCGGCGGGCGTCGCCCTTTACGTCCAGCACATGACGAAGGACCTGCCGGATTACCAAGTGCTGGCCGCGTACGAGCCGAAGGTCGCAACCCGCTTCCATGCCTCCGACGGATCGCTCATGGCCGAATACGCCAAGGAGCGCCGGCTCTTCCTGCCGATCCAGGCGATCCCGAATCTCGTCAAGGGCGCCTATCTCTCGGCCGAGGACAAGAATTTCTACGGCCATCCCGGCATCGACATCTACGGCCTTGGACGCGCGGTCCTGGTGCTGGCGAGGGGCGGCCCCATGCAGGGCGGCTCGACCATCACCCAGCAGGTTGCCAAGAACTTCCTTCTGACCAACGAGCGCTCGATCGAGCGCAAGGTGAAGGAGGCGATCCTGTCGCTGCGCATCGAGCAGGCCTATTCCAAGGACAAGATTCTCGAGCTCTACCTCAACGAGATCTATCTCGGCCTCGGCTCCTACGGCGTCGCTGCCGCCTCGCTCGCCTATTTCGACAAGTCGGTGAACGAGCTCGAGATCCACGAGGCGGCCTATCTCGCGGCACTGCCGAAGGCACCGGAAAACTACAATCCCTACCGCAGCGCCGACCGGGCGATGGAGCGCCGCAACTGGGTCATCGACCAGATGCAGGCCAATGGCTACGTCACCGCCGCGGAAGGCGACGAGGCGCGCGCAAAGCCCCTCGGCGTCAATCCGAAGAAATCGGGCACCTACCTCTTCGCCGGCGAGTATTTCACCGAGGAGGTCCGCCGCGAGGTCATCCAGCGCTACGGTATGACGGCGCTCTACGAGGGCGGCCTTTCCGTGCGCTCGACGCTTGACCCGAAACTTCAGGTCGAGGCACGCGCGTCGCTGCAGCGGGGCCTCGTCGCCTACGATGAGGCGCGCGGCTATCGCGGACCGATCAAGACCATCGAACTTGAGAGCGACTGGGGCAAGGCGCTCGGCGAGGTGCCGGGCTATGTCGACGTGCCGGAATGGCGCGTCGCGGTCGTGCTGTCGGCCCAGGCGGACAGCATCAGCATCGGCCTGCAGCCCGTCCGTGGGATCTCGGGCGCCCTCGGCGCCGACCGCGAAACCGCGACCATCGCGCTTGCGGACATGAAATGGGCGCTGCGGGTGAGCGTCGACGGCAAGGCGCGCGCGGTCAAGTCGGCCGACGAGGTGCTGAAGCGCGGCGACGTCGTCTTCGTCGAGAAGAATGCCGGGGGCGAGGGTTATCGCCTGCGCCAGCCGCCGAGGGTGCAAGGCGCGCTTGTTTCCATGGACCCGCATACGGGCCGCGTCCTCGCTATGGTCGGCGGCTTCTCCTATTCGCAGTCGGAGTTCAACCGCGCCACGCAGGCGCTCCGCCAGCCTGGCTCGTCCTTCAAGCCGATCGTCTACGCCGCGGCGCTCGACAATGGCTATACGCCCGCCTCGGTCATCCTCGACGGCCCGATCTCCATCCCGAACGGCACCGGCGGTTACTGGGAGCCGAAGAACTACGGCGGCGAGGCAGCCGGCCCGTCGACGCTCCGCTCGGGCATCGAGAAGAGCCGCAACCTGATGACCGTGCGGCTGGCCCGCGACATGGGAATGGACCTCGTCGCGCAGTATGCCGAACGCTTCGGCGTCTACGACAAGCTGGCGCAGTATCTGCCGATGGCGCTCGGCTCGGGCGAGACCACGGTGCTGCGCATGGTGGCCGCCTATTCGGTGATGGCCAATGGCGGCCGCTCGATCGAACCTTCGCTGATCGACCGTGTGCAGGACCGCTACGGCCGCACCATCTACAAGCACGACAGCCGCGGCTGCGACACCTGCAACGTCTCCACCTGGGAGAACCAGGCGGAACCGGCTTTGGTCGACAACCGCGACCAGGTGCTCGACCCGATGACCGCCTACCAGATCACGTCGATGATGGAAGGCGTTGTCCAGCGCGGTACCGGCTACGCCGTGCACACGCTGGGCGTTCCCGTCGCGGGCAAGACCGGCACCACCAACGACGAGAAGGACGCATGGTTCGTCGGCTACACGGCCGACCTCGTCACCGGGCTTTATCTCGGCTACGACAATCCGGCACCGCTCGGACGTGGCGAAACCGGTGGCGGGCTCGCCGCGCCGATCTTCCTCGACTTCATGACGCAGGCGATCGCCGGAAAGCCGCCTGTGGAGTTCCGCGTGCCCGAGGGCATGACGATGGTGTCGATCGATCGCAAGACCGGCATGGCGTCCAGCGGCGCGGGGGCCATCATGGAAGCCTTCAAGCCGGGCACAGGACCGTCCGACAGCTACCAGATCATCGGTGCCGACGATGCCTACAGCGCCGCGCCCGCCGTCATTTCACCGGCGACCCAGGACGCCATCGTGCAAGGCGGGGCCGGCGGCCTGTTCTGA
- a CDS encoding N-acetylmuramoyl-L-alanine amidase, translating into MAVLLVLSFLGIATFAARPADAAEGITESILTGFSQTSAPKTFVASLDLVGTPRSRLILLRRPDRVAIDLFDTVAALKTITIEENPIVANVRQGLVAHDRYRIVLALKQPGLPVATIDTKDGHSVLKLTISATDAAGFGRAVASQEIGASVDVAKGVPPVSGPQERVTVVIDPGHGGVDTGAVGRHGTLEKDINLQFAKSLKQALASLPNVDVVMTREDDRFVSLSERSKTARRDKAALFISLHADSIRYPGIRGATVYTLSERASDQLSREVAESENSSDRFVDPKWQEGEPEVFDILIELMRRETDSFSEHFAAGLVEEFGRHKVRLIRNPKRSAGFKVLLAPDVPSVLVELGYLSNVDDEQLLLDSSWREDTASAIASAVSGYLGSRGLAATLDKAEGG; encoded by the coding sequence ATGGCAGTGCTTCTCGTTCTGTCGTTTCTTGGAATCGCGACCTTTGCTGCAAGGCCAGCCGATGCTGCGGAGGGGATAACCGAGAGCATCCTGACCGGCTTCAGCCAGACGAGCGCGCCGAAGACGTTCGTTGCCTCCCTCGATCTTGTCGGAACGCCGCGCTCGCGCCTCATCCTCCTGCGCCGTCCCGACCGCGTCGCCATCGATCTCTTCGACACGGTTGCGGCGCTGAAGACGATAACGATCGAGGAGAACCCGATCGTCGCCAACGTTCGCCAGGGGCTGGTCGCGCACGACCGGTACCGAATCGTCTTGGCCCTGAAGCAGCCGGGGCTTCCCGTCGCCACCATCGACACGAAGGATGGCCACTCGGTGCTCAAACTCACGATCAGCGCGACCGATGCCGCAGGCTTCGGCCGCGCTGTCGCCAGCCAGGAGATCGGTGCAAGCGTCGACGTGGCGAAGGGGGTTCCTCCAGTCTCGGGGCCTCAGGAGCGCGTGACCGTCGTCATCGATCCCGGCCATGGCGGCGTCGATACCGGTGCAGTCGGCCGGCACGGAACGCTGGAGAAAGACATCAACCTCCAGTTCGCCAAATCGCTGAAGCAGGCGCTGGCCAGCCTGCCGAACGTCGACGTCGTGATGACGCGGGAGGACGACCGCTTCGTCAGCCTCAGCGAGCGGTCGAAAACTGCCCGGCGAGACAAGGCGGCGCTGTTCATTTCGCTCCATGCCGATTCGATCCGCTATCCCGGGATCCGCGGCGCCACCGTCTACACGCTGTCGGAACGCGCTTCCGACCAGCTGTCGCGGGAAGTCGCGGAAAGCGAGAACTCTTCCGACCGCTTCGTCGACCCTAAATGGCAGGAGGGCGAGCCGGAGGTCTTCGACATCCTGATCGAGCTGATGCGCCGCGAGACCGACAGCTTTTCCGAGCATTTCGCTGCCGGGCTCGTCGAAGAGTTTGGCCGCCACAAGGTCCGGCTGATCCGCAATCCCAAGCGCTCCGCCGGCTTCAAGGTCCTCCTCGCGCCGGACGTTCCGTCGGTGCTTGTCGAACTCGGCTACCTCTCCAATGTCGACGACGAGCAGCTCTTGCTCGACAGCTCCTGGCGCGAGGACACGGCAAGCGCGATCGCCTCCGCCGTTTCGGGCTATCTCGGTTCGCGCGGCCTTGCCGCAACGCTCGACAAGGCCGAGGGCGGCTGA
- a CDS encoding M23 family metallopeptidase → MIIARGEDIRHFTVRPWVLALSTTLASTLVLGCVATGGYMMMRDDILSSGTASEFRLEQAYEDRIASLRTQLDRAVSRQILDKQSVEEKIDTLIDQQQELKARYAKLQPLMDRARATGLLSAQIPIPRPKPRDDAASPAAVSTAVDNGSLGGPSQDVAAPELAPAFAPDAPSPALARFRLVDRSASVLRAGDPSATKPHVSLAIPVALIQKIGDSLESVEDGQIANLTSLAITARSKTEHIAAVLRSEGMLAGAGLHRGSSDDADGKGGPLVDMPETERFDASFAELDQALTDLQLLQRTTDRLPLARPVDTLLMSSTFGVRPDPFLGRSAMHTGLDFVATTGTNVSATASGTIVQAGPNGGYGNLVEVDHGGGLMTRYGHLSQILVNVGDRVKAGSVIGRVGSTGRSTGPHLHYEVRRDGNAVDPARFLRAGRRINTFG, encoded by the coding sequence GTGATCATCGCCCGCGGCGAGGATATCCGGCACTTCACCGTGCGCCCCTGGGTCCTTGCCCTGTCGACCACCCTCGCCTCCACTCTCGTCCTCGGCTGCGTGGCGACCGGCGGCTACATGATGATGCGCGACGACATCCTGTCTTCGGGCACCGCCAGCGAGTTTCGGCTCGAGCAGGCCTACGAGGACCGCATCGCCTCTTTGCGCACACAACTCGACCGGGCGGTCAGTCGGCAGATCCTCGACAAGCAGTCGGTCGAAGAGAAGATCGACACGCTGATCGACCAGCAGCAGGAACTGAAGGCCCGCTACGCAAAGCTGCAGCCTCTGATGGACCGGGCTCGCGCGACGGGTCTTCTGTCCGCCCAAATCCCCATTCCCCGGCCGAAGCCTCGCGATGACGCGGCAAGCCCGGCAGCCGTGTCGACCGCGGTCGATAACGGGTCGCTCGGCGGCCCGTCCCAAGACGTCGCCGCACCGGAACTCGCACCGGCGTTCGCACCGGACGCACCCTCGCCGGCCCTCGCCCGTTTCCGGCTTGTCGATCGTTCGGCCTCGGTGCTTCGGGCCGGCGATCCCTCGGCGACCAAACCGCACGTCTCCTTGGCCATTCCCGTTGCCCTGATCCAGAAGATCGGCGATTCGCTCGAAAGCGTCGAAGACGGACAAATCGCCAATCTGACGAGCCTTGCCATCACCGCCCGCAGCAAGACGGAGCATATCGCCGCCGTACTGCGATCGGAGGGCATGTTGGCCGGTGCGGGCCTTCACCGGGGATCGTCCGACGATGCCGACGGCAAGGGTGGCCCGCTTGTCGACATGCCGGAGACCGAACGCTTCGACGCCAGTTTCGCCGAGCTCGATCAGGCCCTGACCGATCTGCAACTGCTGCAGCGCACGACCGACAGGCTGCCGCTTGCCCGTCCTGTCGACACGCTCCTGATGAGCTCGACCTTCGGCGTTCGGCCCGATCCCTTTCTCGGTCGTTCCGCCATGCATACAGGGCTCGACTTCGTGGCGACGACCGGAACGAATGTCAGTGCCACGGCCTCGGGAACGATCGTGCAGGCCGGCCCGAATGGCGGCTATGGCAACCTCGTCGAGGTCGACCACGGCGGCGGATTGATGACCCGCTACGGTCATCTCTCGCAGATTCTCGTCAATGTCGGTGACAGGGTGAAGGCCGGTTCCGTGATCGGCCGCGTCGGCAGCACGGGTCGCAGCACCGGACCGCATCTCCATTACGAGGTACGCCGCGACGGCAACGCGGTCGACCCCGCGCGCTTTCTGCGTGCCGGCCGCCGGATCAATACCTTCGGCTGA